From Mya arenaria isolate MELC-2E11 chromosome 12, ASM2691426v1, the proteins below share one genomic window:
- the LOC128210925 gene encoding homeobox protein Hmx-like, protein MISIAEEIGGTDKPHNNKPLSFSISRILHGEDDNTPADDKPASPGIDTESEEYPRVPRLHAATVHHYAPYTETDGYAHFEAIVRPRACSTPENEFPSPTATSSIHALHIPFSGALGSTRHNPYTIPGRHPLTSHNAFVHPAGYLGHITVPCVQQATNRFRTSVSEYAENTNEIVKHTETNDGGHSNRRSPEPEVHYGASIHSDKSLDSMGESYHQSPSPFKTKKKTRTVYSRNQVYKLEAAFDLKRYLSSAERSGLATSLNLSETQIKIWFQNRRNKWKRQINGEMDEIPLPSAFAASYLQTSFPQSPLASYDHITDARDDLLRRSCTVPAYYSHPYATGKAVPKYL, encoded by the exons ATGATTTCAATAGCAGAGGAGATTGGAGGTACGGACAAGCCTCACAACAACAAACCGCTTAGTTTCTCCATCAGCCGGATCCTTCATGGAGAAGATGACAACACACCAGCAGACGACAAGCCAGCTTCTCCAGGGATCGACACAGAGTCGGAAGAATATCCCAGAGTTCCACGCCTGCACGCGGCCACCGTGCACCATTACGCGCCATACACAGAGACAGACGGATATGCACATTTCG agGCTATAGTGCGTCCCCGTGCCTGCAGTACACCAGAGAATGAGTTCCCCTCACCGACTGCCACTTCAAGCATTCACGCGCTCCACATACCTTTCTCGGGCGCCCTTGGGTCCACCCGCCACAACCCCTACACGATCCCCGGTCGACACCCGCTTACTAGCCACAACGCGTTCGTACATCCGGCCGGATATTTGGGCCACATAACTGTTCCATGTGTTCAGCAAGCAACCAACCGTTTTAGGACAAGTGTAAGTGAATATGCTGAAAACACTAATGAAATTGTAAAACACACCGAGACTAATGATGGCGGTCATTCCAATCGGAGGTCACCGGAACCGGAAGTTCATTATGGTGCGTCTATTCACAGTGATAAAAGCTTAGACTCTATGGGTGAAAGTTACCACCAGTCTCCGAGTCCTTTCAAAACAAAGAAGAAGACAAGAACAGTGTATTCCAGAAATCAAGTGTACAAGCTTGAGGCAGCGTTTGACTTGAAACGCTACTTGTCAAGCGCGGAGAGGTCGGGACTAGCTACTTCACTTAACTTGTCCGAAACCCAGATTAAGATCTGGTTTCAGAACAGACGAAATAAGTGGAAACGACAGATCAACGGGGAAATGGACGAAATCCCACTTCCATCTGCTTTTGCGGCATCCTACTTGCAGACATCTTTTCCTCAATCCCCATTGGCAAGTTATGATCACATTACAGACGCACGCGACGATCTTTTGCGCAGGAGTTGCACTGTTCCGGCATACTACTCACATCCATACGCCACGGGAAAAGCAGTTCCGAAATATTTGTAG
- the LOC128210927 gene encoding homeobox protein Hmx-like, which translates to MTSKAEGINGSVKPTHNNKPLSFSINRILHGGDDNTPLADDRSTSPLTNTESTARPAAHGLRESEEYSRVPHLHATSVHHYAPCTEADGCSHFESIERPRACSTPENEFPSPTATSNIHAFHRPLPGVLRSALHSPYMIPGRHPLTSHDAFVHPAVHWGQRTVPCVQQTANCVRTSGCENTENTAKIVKHIETNGGFHSNRSTPEPEVHYGASIHSDRSLDSMGESYHQSPSPFKTKKKKTRTVFSRNQVYKLEAAFDLKRYLSSAERSGLAASLNLSETQIKIWFQNKRNKWKRQINGEMDEIPLPPAFAASYLQTSFPQSPLTSYGHMTEARYDLLHSSFTVPAYYSHPYATEKVAPKYL; encoded by the exons atgacgtcaaaaGCTGAAGGGATAAATGGTTCGGTCAAGCCTACCCACAACAATAAACCGCTTAGTTTCTCAATTAACCGCATTCTTCATGGAGGAGATGACAATACGCCACTAGCAGACGACAGGTCAACTTCGCCATTGACCAACACAGAGTCGACTGCCCGACCTGCAGCGCATGGGTTGCGTGAGTCAGAAGAATATTCCAGAGTTCCCCACCTGCACGCGACCTCAGTGCACCATTACGCACCATGCACGGAGGCAGACGGATGTTCACATTTCG aGAGCATAGAGCGTCCCCGTGCCTGTAGTACACCAGAGAATGAGTTTCCCTCACCGACCGCCACTTCAAACATTCACGCGTTTCACAGGCCACTTCCGGGCGTGCTTAGGTCCGCCCTCCACAGCCCGTACATGATCCCCGGTCGACATCCGCTTACCAGCCACGACGCGTTCGTACATCCGGCAGTACACTGGGGCCAACGAACAGTTCCATGTGTCCAGCAAACAGCTAATTGTGTAAGGACAAGTGGTTGTGAAAATACTGAAAACACGGCTAAAATCGTAAAACACATCGAGACTAATGGTGGATTTCATTCCAATCGGAGCACACCGGAACCGGAAGTTCATTATGGTGCGTCTATTCACAGTGATAGAAGCTTAGACTCTATGGGTGAAAGTTACCACCAGTCTCCGAGTCCTTTCaaaacaaagaagaagaaaacaagAACTGTGTTTTCCAGAAATCAGGTGTACAAGCTTGAGGCAGCGTTTGACTTGAAACGCTACTTGTCAAGCGCGGAGAGGTCGGGACTAGCTGCTTCTCTTAACTTGTCCGAAACCCAGATTAAGATCTGGTTTCAGAACAAAAGAAATAAGTGGAAACGACAGATCAACGGGGAAATGGACGAAATCCCACTTCCTCCTGCTTTTGCGGCATCCTATTTGCAGACATCTTTTCCCCAATCCCCATTGACAAGTTACGGTCATATGACAGAAGCACGTTACGATCTTTTGCACAGTAGCTTCACTGTTCCGGCTTACTACTCACATCCATATGCCACGGAAAAAGTAGCTCCGAAATATTTGTAG